The Patescibacteria group bacterium genome segment CAATAGCCGAGAAGTATATAACGGAATATAAAAAGGACGCACAGGGGCTGGGTATAACCCCAGCTACCTGCCATCCCAGAGCCACGGAGAATATCGATGCCATAATACAGCTGATAAGCACACTGATGGAAAAGGGCTTCGCCTACGAGGCGCAGGGTGATGTCTACTTCTCGCCCTCCGCCTTCGGAGGCTACGGAAAGCTCTCCGGTATGCCAATAGACGAGCTGGAGGCCGGCGCGCGCGTGGACACAGGGGAAACAAAGCGCGAGCCCATGGACTTCGCTTTGTGGAAGGCGCAGAAGCCCGGCGAACCCGCGTGGCAATCCCCCTGGGGGATGGGACGACCCGGCTGGCATATAGAGTGCTCCGCCATGTCCGGCAAACTGCTCGGGGAGAGCATCGACATCCACTGCGGCGGGCAGGATTTGGTGTTCCCGCACCATGAGAACGAGCGGGCGCAGTCCGAGGCGGCGACGGGCAAGCCCTTCGTCAAGTACTGGCTGCACAACGGCTTTATCAATGTGGACAGCAAGAAGATGAGCAAGTCCGAAAACAATTTTTTCACCGTGCGGGACGCAGCGGAGCGCTTCGGATACCAGTCCATCCGCTTCTTCCTTTTATCCAGCCACTACCGCACTCCCGTCAATTTCACCGAGCAGACCCTCACCAGCGCCAAGGCGTCGCTGGAGCGCATCCACGCCTGCGGGGACAACCTGTCCTTCACGCTTGAAAAGGCGGAGGAGAGGGCGCTGAGCGAGGACGAAAAGGCAGTCCTCAACGCGCTTGAAGGACGCAAAACCTGCTTCATCGAGGCGCTGGACGACGACTTCAACACCGCAAACGCGACCTCCCAGCTCTTCGAGCTGGTGAGTGACATAAACTCCGCGCTGGTTAACCTCCCATTCCCCTCCCGCGCGTTCCTGTCCCACGCAAAGGGACTGTACAACGAGTTGGCGGGACTGCTGGGCTTCCTGAAGCCCGAGGGAGACAGCCTGGAAAAAGAGGTCGAGGAGCTTATAGAAAAGCGTACGCAGGCCAAAAAGTCCAAAAACTTCACCGAGGCGGACAAAATCCGCGACGAGCTGAAGAGCAAGGGGATAATCCTGGAGGACACCGCTCAGGGAGTCAAGTGGAGAAGAGCTTAAATTAAAAATAAAAGGCTGTGCGTATAGCGTAGCCTTTTGTTAATAAAACTTATATTTTATGTTTTTATTGCCCTAATGATAATGATATGGCAAGCTCCAAAGGCGAAGCCTTTTTAAGAGCACTGCAATGCCCAGCGGGCATTGCAGTGCTCTTTTTCGCGTTCCACCCCTTCACCGCCGCGCGGGGAAGGGGCAGGGGATGGGAGTTTCGGTTTTATATATATCACTATCTTAATGATAAAA includes the following:
- the cysS gene encoding cysteine--tRNA ligase, which translates into the protein MFLYNTLSRKKEQFVPLGDEVKMYVCGPTVYNLFHVGNARCFIVFDTLRRFLEYRGYKVKYVQNFTDIDDKMIRKANAEDTTVAAIAEKYITEYKKDAQGLGITPATCHPRATENIDAIIQLISTLMEKGFAYEAQGDVYFSPSAFGGYGKLSGMPIDELEAGARVDTGETKREPMDFALWKAQKPGEPAWQSPWGMGRPGWHIECSAMSGKLLGESIDIHCGGQDLVFPHHENERAQSEAATGKPFVKYWLHNGFINVDSKKMSKSENNFFTVRDAAERFGYQSIRFFLLSSHYRTPVNFTEQTLTSAKASLERIHACGDNLSFTLEKAEERALSEDEKAVLNALEGRKTCFIEALDDDFNTANATSQLFELVSDINSALVNLPFPSRAFLSHAKGLYNELAGLLGFLKPEGDSLEKEVEELIEKRTQAKKSKNFTEADKIRDELKSKGIILEDTAQGVKWRRA